A stretch of DNA from Desulfobacterales bacterium:
ATTGCAGTTGAACTTTTCCTTCATGGTATCGATGGTCTTGGCGATAATATTATAGATGCTGCCGCGCCAGCCTGAATGCACGTTCGCGATCACATGCCGCACCGGGTCCGCCATCATTACCGCCTGGCAGTCGGCCACCTTGATCACCAGCGACTTGCCGCGGATGTCCGTGACCAGGGCATCCCCCTCAAGGGTCGGTTTCTTATCGATCTCCACATCGGACGTATCGCCTTTTTTCAAAGCGAGCACCTTGACGCCGTGAACCTGGTTGGTAAAGATCAATTCGCAGCCGTTGCTGCAACTTAGGATCCTGCGCCGGTTCTCCTGAACATTTTCACTGCTGTCCCCCACCCCCATGCTGACGTTCAGGCTGCTGAACGGTGCCGGGCTGCAGCCGCCCTGCCGGGTGAATATGCCGTGCCAGACGCCCTCAATGGCCGCCAGATTAGAGAATTGCAGATGCGAAAGTCCATTTTGTTTCTTTATGATCATCAATATTTCCGGATAATATCTTCAATAATCTGCGAAGTGGACACATCCGGAACCACCGGCACCCGCACCACCCG
This window harbors:
- the pgeF gene encoding peptidoglycan editing factor PgeF yields the protein MIIKKQNGLSHLQFSNLAAIEGVWHGIFTRQGGCSPAPFSSLNVSMGVGDSSENVQENRRRILSCSNGCELIFTNQVHGVKVLALKKGDTSDVEIDKKPTLEGDALVTDIRGKSLVIKVADCQAVMMADPVRHVIANVHSGWRGSIYNIIAKTIDTMKEKFNCNPQDIHAGVGPSLGPCCGEFIHYQKEIPEAFWKYRVGEVHFDFWAISRDQLCEAGVKAENIRLCNACTKCNTDQYFSYRGEGETGRFAAVITLK